The following proteins come from a genomic window of Microtus ochrogaster isolate Prairie Vole_2 chromosome 7, MicOch1.0, whole genome shotgun sequence:
- the Gabrp gene encoding gamma-aminobutyric acid receptor subunit pi isoform X1 produces MSHNLYLAFVCLSLLSQRTCIQGNQFNVEVSRSDKLSLPGFENLTAGYNKFLRPNFGGNPVRIALTLDIASISSISESNMDYTATIYLRQRWTDPRLVFEGNKSFTLDARLVEFLWVPDTYIVESKKSFLHEVTVGNRLIRLFSNGTVLYALRITTTVTCNMDLSKYPMDTQTCKLQLESWGYDGNDVEFTWLRGNDSVRGLESLRLAQYTIQQYFTLVTVSQQETGNYTRLVLQFELRRNVLYFILETYVPSTFLVVLSWVSFWISLDSVPARTCIGVTTVLSMTTLMIGSRTSLPNTNCFIKAIDVYLGICFSFVFGALLEYAVAHYSSLQQMAVKDRGTAKEPEDVNITNIINSSISSFRRKISFASIEISGDNVNYSDLTMKASDKFKFVFREKIGRIIDYFTIQNPSNVDRYSKLLFPLIFMLANVFYWAYYMYF; encoded by the exons ATGAGCCACAACCTCTACCTGGCCTTTGTGTGTCTGAGTCTCCTCTCTCAAAG GACGTGCATCCAGGGGAACCAGTTCAATGTGGAGGTCAGCAGAAGTGACAAGCTTTCCTTGCCTGGCTTTGAGAACCTCACCGCGGGATATAACAAATTCCTCAGGCCCAATTTTGGTG GTAACCCAGTTCGGATAGCACTAACTCTGGACATCGCAAGCATCTCTAGCATTTCAGAGAGTAACATG gactacACAGCCACCATATACCTCCGGCAGCGCTGGACAGACCCACGGCTGGTGTTCGAAGGCAACAAGAGCTTCACTCTAGATGCCCGTCTTGTGGAGTTCCTCTGGGTACCGGACACTTATATTGTGGAGTCCAAGAAGTCCTTCCTCCATGAAGTCACGGTGGGAAACAGGCTCATCCGCCTCTTCTCCAATGGCACTGTCCTGTATGCACTCAG GATCACAACAACCGTGACATGCAACATGGACCTGTCTAAATACCCCATGGACACACAGACCTGCAAGCTGCAACTAGAGAGCT GGGGATACGACGGCAATGATGTGGAGTTCACCTGGCTGAGAGGAAACGATTCTGTGCGTGGGCTTGAAAGCCTGCGCCTTGCTCAGTACACCATCCAGCAGTATTTCACCTTGGTAACCGTATCCCAGCAGGAGACAG GAAACTATACTCGATTGGTTTTGCAATTTGAGCTTCGGAGGAACGTCCTGTATTTCATTCTGGAAACCTACGTTCCTTCCACCTTCCTGGTGGTGCTATCCTGGGTTTCGTTTTGGATCTCTCTCGATTCGGTTCCTGCGAGAACCTGCATTG GAGTGACAACTGTGTTGTCCATGACCACACTGATGATCGGTTCCCGCACATCCCTACCCAACACCAACTGCTTCATCAAGGCCATCGATGTGTACCTGGGGATCTGCTTCAGCTTCGTGTTTGGGGCCTTGCTGGAGTACGCAGTTGCTCACTACAGCTCCTTACAGCAGATGGCAGTCAAAGATAGG GGGACAGCAAAGGAACCAGAAGATGTCAATATCACCAACATCATCAacagctccatctccagcttTAGACGGAAGATCAGCTTTGCCAGCATTGAAATTTCTGGTGACAACGTCAACTATAGCGACTTGACAATGAAAGCCAGTGACAAGTTCAAGTTTGTCTTCCGAGAAAAGATTGGCAGAATTATTGATTATTTCACAATTCAAAATCCCAGCAACGTGGACCGATATTCCAAACTActatttcctttgatttttatgCTAGCCAATGTATTTTACTGGGCATACTACATGTATTTTTGA
- the Gabrp gene encoding gamma-aminobutyric acid receptor subunit pi isoform X2 — MSHNLYLAFVCLSLLSQRTCIQGNQFNVEVSRSDKLSLPGFENLTAGYNKFLRPNFGGNPVRIALTLDIASISSISESNMDYTATIYLRQRWTDPRLVFEGNKSFTLDARLVEFLWVPDTYIVESKKSFLHEVTVGNRLIRLFSNGTVLYALRITTTVTCNMDLSKYPMDTQTCKLQLESWGYDGNDVEFTWLRGNDSVRGLESLRLAQYTIQQYFTLVTVSQQETGNYTRLVLQFELRRNVLYFILETYVPSTFLVVLSWVSFWISLDSVPARTCIGDSKGTRRCQYHQHHQQLHLQL; from the exons ATGAGCCACAACCTCTACCTGGCCTTTGTGTGTCTGAGTCTCCTCTCTCAAAG GACGTGCATCCAGGGGAACCAGTTCAATGTGGAGGTCAGCAGAAGTGACAAGCTTTCCTTGCCTGGCTTTGAGAACCTCACCGCGGGATATAACAAATTCCTCAGGCCCAATTTTGGTG GTAACCCAGTTCGGATAGCACTAACTCTGGACATCGCAAGCATCTCTAGCATTTCAGAGAGTAACATG gactacACAGCCACCATATACCTCCGGCAGCGCTGGACAGACCCACGGCTGGTGTTCGAAGGCAACAAGAGCTTCACTCTAGATGCCCGTCTTGTGGAGTTCCTCTGGGTACCGGACACTTATATTGTGGAGTCCAAGAAGTCCTTCCTCCATGAAGTCACGGTGGGAAACAGGCTCATCCGCCTCTTCTCCAATGGCACTGTCCTGTATGCACTCAG GATCACAACAACCGTGACATGCAACATGGACCTGTCTAAATACCCCATGGACACACAGACCTGCAAGCTGCAACTAGAGAGCT GGGGATACGACGGCAATGATGTGGAGTTCACCTGGCTGAGAGGAAACGATTCTGTGCGTGGGCTTGAAAGCCTGCGCCTTGCTCAGTACACCATCCAGCAGTATTTCACCTTGGTAACCGTATCCCAGCAGGAGACAG GAAACTATACTCGATTGGTTTTGCAATTTGAGCTTCGGAGGAACGTCCTGTATTTCATTCTGGAAACCTACGTTCCTTCCACCTTCCTGGTGGTGCTATCCTGGGTTTCGTTTTGGATCTCTCTCGATTCGGTTCCTGCGAGAACCTGCATTG GGGACAGCAAAGGAACCAGAAGATGTCAATATCACCAACATCATCAacagctccatctccagcttTAG